The following are encoded in a window of Castanea sativa cultivar Marrone di Chiusa Pesio chromosome 5, ASM4071231v1 genomic DNA:
- the LOC142633274 gene encoding 3',5'-bisphosphate nucleotidase AHL-like isoform X2 yields the protein MEDQTKLDSTPSESEKYSKEVEVAVRAVQMACALCQRVQGNLISKTNDQVQSKDDNSPVTVADWSVQATVSWLLSESFGSKNVSIVAEEDIQKLCKADAAGLLATVSNTVNECLAEAPRFGLKGPNISLGTSEVLEAISRCNSTGGPTGRFWTLDPVDGTLGFVRGDQYAVALALIEDGQVVLGVLGCPNYPMRKEWLSYHHRYHRIISKLTPPTSESWDKGCVIYARRGSGEALMQPLPHVNQKLVWPNSVRPVQVSSIDNPSLATFCEPVEKANSSHSFTAGVAHSMGLRKQPLRVYSMVKYAAIARGDAEIFMKFARAGYKEKIWDHAAGVVIIQEAGGVVSDARGRPLDFSKGIYLEGLDRGIIACAGPKLHDKIISAVDASWDSSSL from the exons ATGGAGGACCAGACAAAGCTGGACAGTACACCCTCTGAATCAGAAAAATATTCCAAAGAAGTGGAAGTTGCTGTAAGAGCTGTACAAATGGCTTGTGCTCTCTGCCAGAGAGTGCAAGGCAATTTGATTTCCAAAACCAACGATCAGGTCCAATCCAAAGATGACAATTCTCCTGTCACTGTTGCAG ATTGGAGTGTCCAAGCAACAGTCAGCTGGTTGCTATCTGAGTCCTTTGGGAGTAAAAATGTATCCATAGTTGCTGAAGAAGATATTCAAAAACTCTGCAAGGCTGATGCAGCTGGACTATTAGCAACTGTATCAAACACTGTAAATGAATGTCTAGCTGAAGCACCTCGTTTTGGACTCAAAGGTCCAAATATTTCCCTTGGGACCTCAGAGGTTCTTGAAGCCATAAGCCGTTGCAACTCAACTGGGGGTCCTACTGGAAGATTTTGGACACTTGACCCTGTTGATGGCACATTGGGGTTCGTCCGTGGGGATCAATATGCTGTAGCTCTAGCACTAATAGAGGATGGACAAGTAGTGCTTGGAGTTCTTGGGTGTCCAAATTATCCAATGAGAAAGGAATGGTTAAGTTATCATCATCGCTACCACAGAATTATTTCTAAGTTGACTCCACCAACATCTGAGTCTTGGGACAAAGGTTGTGTGATTTACGCTAGGAGAGGTAGTGGTGAGGCTTTGATGCAACCACTGCCCCATGTAAATCAGAAGTTAGTCTGGCCAAACTCTGTAAGGCCAGTTCAAGTGTCTTCCATTGATAATCCATCATTGGCAACCTTTTGTGAACCAGTTGAGAAGGCAAATTCAAGCCACTCCTTCACAGCAGGAGTGGCTCACAGCATGGGGCTTAG GAAGCAACCACTAAGAGTATACAGTATGGTCAAGTATGCTGCTATAGCCCGTGGAGATGCTGAGATTTTTATGAAGTTTGCAAGGGCAGGCTACAAGGAGAAAATATGGGATCATGCAGCAGGAGTTGTTATCATACAGGAGGCTGGTGGAGTGGTAAGTGATGCCAGAGGGCGACCACTTGACTTTTCAAAGGGCATTTACCTAGAAGGTCTTGATCGAGGTATAATTGCATGTGCTGGACCCAAACTACATGACAAGATCATCAGTGCTGTTGATGCTAGCTGGGACTCCTCAAGTCTTTAA
- the LOC142633274 gene encoding 3',5'-bisphosphate nucleotidase AHL-like isoform X3 → MYTDWSVQATVSWLLSESFGSKNVSIVAEEDIQKLCKADAAGLLATVSNTVNECLAEAPRFGLKGPNISLGTSEVLEAISRCNSTGGPTGRFWTLDPVDGTLGFVRGDQYAVALALIEDGQVVLGVLGCPNYPMRKEWLSYHHRYHRIISKLTPPTSESWDKGCVIYARRGSGEALMQPLPHVNQKLVWPNSVRPVQVSSIDNPSLATFCEPVEKANSSHSFTAGVAHSMGLRKQPLRVYSMVKYAAIARGDAEIFMKFARAGYKEKIWDHAAGVVIIQEAGGVVSDARGRPLDFSKGIYLEGLDRGIIACAGPKLHDKIISAVDASWDSSSL, encoded by the exons ATGTACACAGATTGGAGTGTCCAAGCAACAGTCAGCTGGTTGCTATCTGAGTCCTTTGGGAGTAAAAATGTATCCATAGTTGCTGAAGAAGATATTCAAAAACTCTGCAAGGCTGATGCAGCTGGACTATTAGCAACTGTATCAAACACTGTAAATGAATGTCTAGCTGAAGCACCTCGTTTTGGACTCAAAGGTCCAAATATTTCCCTTGGGACCTCAGAGGTTCTTGAAGCCATAAGCCGTTGCAACTCAACTGGGGGTCCTACTGGAAGATTTTGGACACTTGACCCTGTTGATGGCACATTGGGGTTCGTCCGTGGGGATCAATATGCTGTAGCTCTAGCACTAATAGAGGATGGACAAGTAGTGCTTGGAGTTCTTGGGTGTCCAAATTATCCAATGAGAAAGGAATGGTTAAGTTATCATCATCGCTACCACAGAATTATTTCTAAGTTGACTCCACCAACATCTGAGTCTTGGGACAAAGGTTGTGTGATTTACGCTAGGAGAGGTAGTGGTGAGGCTTTGATGCAACCACTGCCCCATGTAAATCAGAAGTTAGTCTGGCCAAACTCTGTAAGGCCAGTTCAAGTGTCTTCCATTGATAATCCATCATTGGCAACCTTTTGTGAACCAGTTGAGAAGGCAAATTCAAGCCACTCCTTCACAGCAGGAGTGGCTCACAGCATGGGGCTTAG GAAGCAACCACTAAGAGTATACAGTATGGTCAAGTATGCTGCTATAGCCCGTGGAGATGCTGAGATTTTTATGAAGTTTGCAAGGGCAGGCTACAAGGAGAAAATATGGGATCATGCAGCAGGAGTTGTTATCATACAGGAGGCTGGTGGAGTGGTAAGTGATGCCAGAGGGCGACCACTTGACTTTTCAAAGGGCATTTACCTAGAAGGTCTTGATCGAGGTATAATTGCATGTGCTGGACCCAAACTACATGACAAGATCATCAGTGCTGTTGATGCTAGCTGGGACTCCTCAAGTCTTTAA
- the LOC142635104 gene encoding uncharacterized protein LOC142635104: protein MRWFNGLRAGSIDSFMKLTRAFGSRFITCRRVPRPLDSLFSTAIREGETLKTYSAVREMFNEIDDDFDDVAIRTFKVGLPTKHNLRKSLTKKAVRSVLWLMDRIDEYKRVEEDQQQSQGKAKVIAQERRDVRSERYNNNMPQRDFSGQSGPITPRVVNTVFREPVHQLVKEGRLKQFLYRPNGQGGNSGSINQGNNASRPPLGMINVIFAAPSRTGSRPSKVMSVAQTFAEEANFKSKRIKGKILPILGFLEEDKIGTIQLHDNALVVMLRIVAMM, encoded by the exons atgaggtggttcaatggctTACGGGCAGGTTCTATTGATTCTTTCATGAAACTTACCAGGGCATTTGGGTCTCGCTTCATTACATGtcgtagagttcctcggccccTGGATTCATTATTTTCTACGGCCATAAGAGAAGGGGAAACCTTGAAGACATACTCGGCAGTGCGGGAAATGTTCAATGAGATCGATGACGATTTCGATGATGTAGCGATAAGGACATTCAAGGTTGGCCTACCTACAAAGCACAATTTAAGaaaatctttgaccaaaaaagCCGTGAGAAGTGTACTCTGGCTCATGGACCGAATAGATGAGTATAAGCGGGTTGAGGAGGATCAGCAGCAGAGTCAGGGCAAAGCAAAGGTTATCGCTCAAGAGAGGAGGGATGTCAGGTCGGAAAGATACAACAATAACATGCCCCAAAGGGATTTTTCTGGGCAATCTGGTCCTATTACTCCTCGAGtggttaatactgtattccgagaaccagtgcatcag ttggttaaGGAAGGAAGGCTAAAACAGTTTTTGTATCGGCCTAACGGCCAAGGAGGTAATTCAGGTTCGATAAATCAAGGTAATAATGCTTCAAGGCCTCCTTTGGGAATGATCAATGTTATCTTTGCTGCTCCAAGTAGGACTGGTTCTCGTCCTTCCAAGGTGATGTCTGTTGCACAAACTTTTGCCGAGGAGGCTAACTTTAAGTCGAAGAGGATTAAAGGTAAGATCCTACCTATTTTAGGTTTCTTGGAAGAGGATAAGATCGGAACTATCCAACTCCATGATAATGCTTTGGTGGTTATGTTGAGGATAGTggctatgatgtga
- the LOC142633274 gene encoding 3',5'-bisphosphate nucleotidase AHL-like isoform X1: MPLYCSDLATRAPHVLGNGRIINNHLISNHVGNLFFSHHHNSSSKHNLVSLAKFNRSCLCCCSSFIMEDQTKLDSTPSESEKYSKEVEVAVRAVQMACALCQRVQGNLISKTNDQVQSKDDNSPVTVADWSVQATVSWLLSESFGSKNVSIVAEEDIQKLCKADAAGLLATVSNTVNECLAEAPRFGLKGPNISLGTSEVLEAISRCNSTGGPTGRFWTLDPVDGTLGFVRGDQYAVALALIEDGQVVLGVLGCPNYPMRKEWLSYHHRYHRIISKLTPPTSESWDKGCVIYARRGSGEALMQPLPHVNQKLVWPNSVRPVQVSSIDNPSLATFCEPVEKANSSHSFTAGVAHSMGLRKQPLRVYSMVKYAAIARGDAEIFMKFARAGYKEKIWDHAAGVVIIQEAGGVVSDARGRPLDFSKGIYLEGLDRGIIACAGPKLHDKIISAVDASWDSSSL, translated from the exons ATGCCTTTATATTGTTCAGATCTGGCTACGAGAGCTCCACATGTCTTAGGAAATGGAAGAATAATCAACAACCACCTTATATCCAACCATGTAGGAAATTTGTTCTTCTCACACCACCACAACTCATcatcaaaacacaatcttgtTTCCCTAGCGAAGTTCAACCGAAGTTGTTTGTGTTGTTGTTCTTCTTTTATAATGGAGGACCAGACAAAGCTGGACAGTACACCCTCTGAATCAGAAAAATATTCCAAAGAAGTGGAAGTTGCTGTAAGAGCTGTACAAATGGCTTGTGCTCTCTGCCAGAGAGTGCAAGGCAATTTGATTTCCAAAACCAACGATCAGGTCCAATCCAAAGATGACAATTCTCCTGTCACTGTTGCAG ATTGGAGTGTCCAAGCAACAGTCAGCTGGTTGCTATCTGAGTCCTTTGGGAGTAAAAATGTATCCATAGTTGCTGAAGAAGATATTCAAAAACTCTGCAAGGCTGATGCAGCTGGACTATTAGCAACTGTATCAAACACTGTAAATGAATGTCTAGCTGAAGCACCTCGTTTTGGACTCAAAGGTCCAAATATTTCCCTTGGGACCTCAGAGGTTCTTGAAGCCATAAGCCGTTGCAACTCAACTGGGGGTCCTACTGGAAGATTTTGGACACTTGACCCTGTTGATGGCACATTGGGGTTCGTCCGTGGGGATCAATATGCTGTAGCTCTAGCACTAATAGAGGATGGACAAGTAGTGCTTGGAGTTCTTGGGTGTCCAAATTATCCAATGAGAAAGGAATGGTTAAGTTATCATCATCGCTACCACAGAATTATTTCTAAGTTGACTCCACCAACATCTGAGTCTTGGGACAAAGGTTGTGTGATTTACGCTAGGAGAGGTAGTGGTGAGGCTTTGATGCAACCACTGCCCCATGTAAATCAGAAGTTAGTCTGGCCAAACTCTGTAAGGCCAGTTCAAGTGTCTTCCATTGATAATCCATCATTGGCAACCTTTTGTGAACCAGTTGAGAAGGCAAATTCAAGCCACTCCTTCACAGCAGGAGTGGCTCACAGCATGGGGCTTAG GAAGCAACCACTAAGAGTATACAGTATGGTCAAGTATGCTGCTATAGCCCGTGGAGATGCTGAGATTTTTATGAAGTTTGCAAGGGCAGGCTACAAGGAGAAAATATGGGATCATGCAGCAGGAGTTGTTATCATACAGGAGGCTGGTGGAGTGGTAAGTGATGCCAGAGGGCGACCACTTGACTTTTCAAAGGGCATTTACCTAGAAGGTCTTGATCGAGGTATAATTGCATGTGCTGGACCCAAACTACATGACAAGATCATCAGTGCTGTTGATGCTAGCTGGGACTCCTCAAGTCTTTAA